From Acetobacteroides hydrogenigenes, one genomic window encodes:
- a CDS encoding LOG family protein: protein MKICVYCASSDKVADKYFEVAEILGRQMAREKHVLVYGGGSMGLMGRIADVMIANGGHVRGVMPRFMDQVEWSHKNISEMVLVEDMHERKKLLVEGVDAVVALPGGCGTLEELSEVITLKRLGKFTKPIIILNLDGFYDPLQMLLDRMVEERFMRPEHQRMYTFVERAEDIIPAIKSAPVWDADAIAFAAV, encoded by the coding sequence ATGAAGATTTGTGTTTACTGCGCATCGAGCGATAAGGTTGCCGACAAGTACTTTGAGGTAGCAGAGATTCTTGGTAGGCAGATGGCAAGGGAAAAACATGTCCTTGTTTACGGAGGTGGTTCGATGGGACTAATGGGACGTATTGCTGATGTTATGATAGCGAATGGGGGGCATGTTCGTGGTGTAATGCCTCGTTTCATGGATCAGGTGGAGTGGAGCCATAAGAACATCAGCGAGATGGTGCTTGTTGAGGATATGCACGAGCGCAAGAAGCTGCTCGTAGAGGGTGTCGATGCTGTAGTGGCGCTTCCAGGAGGTTGCGGAACCCTGGAGGAGCTGTCGGAGGTGATTACCCTTAAGCGCTTGGGCAAGTTCACCAAGCCCATCATCATCCTTAACCTCGATGGGTTTTACGATCCGCTCCAAATGCTGCTCGATAGGATGGTGGAGGAGCGCTTCATGCGCCCCGAACATCAGCGCATGTACACCTTTGTTGAAAGGGCTGAGGATATCATTCCTGCCATAAAGAGCGCCCCTGTATGGGATGCCGATGCCATTGCGTTTGCTGCCGTATAG
- a CDS encoding aminopeptidase P family protein has product MFPKEVYIERRSRLRSKIRSGIALFVGNFEMPMNYRSNTYRFRQDSSFLYFFGLNQPELVGVMDFDAGTDSIYGNDVDIEDIIWMGPQPSLKEQAAGVGVVTTCPLKDLQGKVNAAIKAGRKIHFLPPYRHQNMMVLNDLLGVNYGVLSKYVSKELVKAVVSLRSIKDSYEIAEIDNACNVGYQMHVAAMRMCKPGVYEREIAGFIEGIALQGGGGVSFPVILSQHGETLHNHYHGNMLEAGKLMITDAGAEIASGYASDFTRVTPVGGKFTQKQKDIYNIVLAANNNTTMLAKPGVKYQDVHLAAARTITEGLMSLGLMHGNVDDAVKNGAHALFFPHGLGHMMGLDVHDMEDLGEDFVGYDEETSRIDQFGTAYLRLGRRLEPGFVITNEPGIYFIPALVQKWKEEKINSSFINFSKVEEYLDFGGIRLEDDLLITDKGCRLLGKKRIPITVEQVEEAANS; this is encoded by the coding sequence ATGTTTCCAAAAGAAGTATATATAGAGCGCCGAAGCCGTCTTCGTAGCAAAATTCGTTCGGGGATTGCGCTGTTTGTTGGAAATTTTGAAATGCCAATGAACTATCGCTCCAACACCTATCGCTTTCGTCAGGATAGCAGCTTTCTTTACTTTTTCGGGCTCAATCAGCCAGAGCTAGTAGGGGTTATGGATTTTGATGCTGGAACCGATAGCATTTACGGTAACGATGTCGATATTGAGGATATTATCTGGATGGGACCCCAGCCAAGCCTTAAGGAGCAAGCAGCCGGGGTTGGTGTTGTTACTACGTGCCCTTTGAAGGATCTGCAAGGAAAAGTTAATGCAGCCATAAAGGCAGGACGAAAGATTCACTTTTTACCTCCATATCGTCATCAGAATATGATGGTGCTCAATGATCTTTTGGGCGTTAACTATGGTGTTTTGTCTAAGTACGTTTCCAAAGAGTTGGTTAAGGCTGTGGTTAGCTTGCGCTCCATTAAGGATAGCTACGAAATAGCAGAAATAGACAATGCCTGTAATGTTGGCTACCAGATGCATGTTGCCGCAATGAGAATGTGCAAGCCGGGCGTTTACGAGCGCGAGATTGCCGGATTTATCGAGGGAATTGCGCTTCAAGGTGGTGGTGGGGTTTCTTTCCCTGTTATTCTATCGCAGCATGGCGAGACCCTGCACAACCATTACCATGGAAATATGCTTGAGGCCGGTAAGCTGATGATTACGGACGCTGGGGCGGAAATTGCGTCTGGATATGCCTCTGATTTTACGCGCGTAACGCCTGTTGGAGGAAAGTTTACCCAAAAGCAAAAGGACATTTACAACATAGTGCTAGCAGCTAACAACAATACGACTATGCTAGCCAAGCCTGGTGTTAAGTATCAGGATGTACACCTTGCTGCTGCACGAACAATCACCGAAGGGTTGATGTCGCTTGGGCTTATGCACGGAAATGTTGACGATGCCGTAAAGAACGGGGCTCATGCGCTATTCTTCCCTCACGGGTTGGGGCACATGATGGGGCTCGATGTTCACGATATGGAAGATCTTGGAGAGGACTTTGTTGGCTACGATGAGGAAACTTCGCGTATCGACCAGTTTGGGACGGCCTACCTTCGCTTAGGGCGCCGACTAGAACCTGGTTTTGTTATCACCAACGAGCCCGGAATCTACTTTATTCCTGCACTAGTGCAGAAGTGGAAAGAGGAGAAGATCAACAGCTCGTTTATCAACTTTAGCAAGGTGGAGGAGTATCTCGACTTTGGTGGTATTCGTCTTGAGGATGACTTGCTTATTACCGATAAAGGATGCCGTCTTCTTGGAAAGAAGCGTATTCCAATTACCGTAGAGCAAGTTGAGGAAGCTGCAAATAGCTAA
- a CDS encoding adenosine kinase translates to MASVLGLGNALVDILCGVPNDDFLNQFDLPKGSMQLIDENTALKISRHVKEYELRKAPGGSAANTINGLSKLGVKTGFIGKIGRDEIGEFFKADMIRSGIAPMLTAGKAPSGRALVFVTPDSERTFATYLGAAIELVPEELDEKEFKGYGYFHIEGYLVQNHELVRQAVKIAKKHGLKITLDLASYNVVEQNMEFLDEIIRDYVDIVFANQDEAKAFTGLDPEGALSELAGLCDIAVVKVGRKGSLIQRGTEVHKIGIIDATPLDKTGAGDLYASGFIYGLINKYPLGICGEIGSILSGKVIEVIGPKMDDHIWESIKEMISKVVPK, encoded by the coding sequence ATGGCATCAGTATTAGGCTTAGGCAACGCTCTCGTGGACATCCTTTGTGGTGTACCTAATGACGATTTCCTTAATCAATTTGACCTACCTAAGGGTAGCATGCAGCTTATCGATGAGAATACAGCGCTAAAAATATCTCGACACGTAAAGGAGTATGAGCTGCGTAAGGCTCCTGGAGGTTCGGCTGCAAATACCATTAACGGCTTATCTAAGTTGGGGGTAAAGACTGGTTTTATAGGTAAAATTGGGCGTGATGAGATCGGAGAGTTTTTTAAGGCTGATATGATTAGAAGCGGCATTGCTCCTATGCTTACTGCTGGTAAAGCACCTTCTGGACGAGCTTTAGTTTTTGTTACTCCTGATTCGGAGCGCACATTTGCCACCTATCTAGGTGCCGCTATCGAGCTGGTTCCCGAAGAACTCGATGAAAAGGAGTTTAAAGGGTATGGCTACTTTCACATAGAAGGATACTTGGTTCAGAATCACGAATTGGTTAGACAGGCTGTTAAAATAGCCAAGAAGCATGGCTTAAAAATTACTCTTGACTTGGCCAGCTACAATGTAGTAGAGCAAAATATGGAGTTTTTGGATGAGATAATTCGCGATTATGTTGATATCGTATTTGCTAATCAGGATGAGGCAAAGGCATTCACTGGTCTTGATCCTGAAGGAGCGCTATCGGAGCTTGCGGGTCTTTGCGATATTGCAGTTGTAAAGGTTGGTCGAAAAGGGTCGCTTATTCAGCGCGGAACGGAAGTTCATAAGATAGGTATTATAGATGCAACACCTCTCGATAAAACGGGGGCGGGAGATCTATACGCTTCTGGCTTTATCTACGGGCTGATCAACAAGTATCCGCTCGGCATTTGCGGAGAGATTGGCTCTATTCTTTCCGGTAAGGTTATTGAGGTTATTGGTCCTAAAATGGACGATCATATTTGGGAAAGCATCAAGGAGATGATCTCTAAAGTTGTTCCAAAATAA
- the queA gene encoding tRNA preQ1(34) S-adenosylmethionine ribosyltransferase-isomerase QueA, with product MKLSQYKFDLPADLIAKFPTPNRDESRLMVLNRKEKTIEHKVFKDLVDYFDDGDVMVFNNTKVFPARLYGNKEKTGAQIEVFLLRELNREQRLWDVLVDPARKIRIGNKLYFGDDDLLVAEVIDNTTSRGRTLRFLFDGNYEEFKDVLYKLGETPLPKWVRKEVVPEDADRYQTIFAKHEGAVAAPTAGLHFSRELMKRMEIKGIDFAEITLHVGLGNFRTVDVEDLTKHKMDSEQIIIPEEAVGIINRAKDARKNVCAVGTTVLRTLESSVATNGHLKPYDGWTNKFIFPPYDFSVPTSMVTNFHLPLSTLLMMVSAFAGYDFLFEAYEIALKEKYRFGTYGDAMLIL from the coding sequence ATGAAGCTTTCGCAATACAAATTTGATCTGCCGGCCGATTTAATCGCCAAATTTCCAACCCCGAATCGTGATGAATCAAGGTTGATGGTGCTCAATAGAAAAGAAAAAACTATTGAACATAAGGTTTTTAAGGATTTAGTTGACTATTTCGACGATGGCGACGTCATGGTTTTTAACAACACCAAAGTGTTTCCTGCTCGTTTGTACGGCAATAAGGAGAAGACAGGTGCTCAAATAGAGGTGTTCCTGCTTCGCGAGTTGAATCGTGAACAACGCCTCTGGGATGTTCTGGTAGACCCCGCTCGCAAGATCCGCATTGGTAACAAGCTCTATTTCGGTGATGACGACCTGTTGGTTGCCGAAGTGATTGATAATACTACATCCAGAGGAAGAACTCTTCGGTTTCTTTTTGATGGAAACTATGAGGAGTTTAAGGATGTGCTCTACAAGTTGGGTGAAACTCCGCTTCCCAAGTGGGTGCGTAAAGAGGTGGTTCCTGAAGATGCAGACCGTTATCAAACCATATTTGCAAAGCACGAGGGGGCTGTTGCTGCTCCAACGGCGGGGCTACACTTTAGCCGCGAGCTTATGAAACGTATGGAGATAAAGGGTATTGACTTTGCAGAGATTACTCTTCACGTAGGTCTTGGGAACTTTCGTACGGTAGATGTGGAAGATCTTACCAAGCATAAGATGGATTCTGAGCAGATCATCATTCCCGAAGAGGCTGTGGGCATCATAAATAGGGCAAAGGATGCAAGGAAAAATGTTTGTGCGGTAGGAACAACTGTTCTTAGAACCCTCGAAAGTTCGGTTGCAACTAATGGCCACCTAAAACCTTACGATGGATGGACGAATAAGTTTATTTTCCCTCCTTACGATTTTTCGGTGCCAACTAGCATGGTCACCAACTTCCACCTGCCATTGTCGACGCTGCTTATGATGGTTTCGGCTTTCGCAGGCTACGACTTCCTTTTTGAGGCTTACGAAATTGCGCTAAAAGAGAAGTATCGTTTTGGAACCTATGGGGATGCTATGCTTATTCTTTAG
- the truB gene encoding tRNA pseudouridine(55) synthase TruB translates to MIVNQIDSTTNFEEGVVITIDKPYKWTSFDVIRKVQAMLRYKLGYKKIKVGHAGTLDPLATGLLIVCIGKATKKIESLQSEEKEYMANVCFGATTPCFDLEKPIDAEYPFEHITEEGIREIIPQFLGEQDQVAPLFSAKLVDGIRAYELAREGSDLELKPHRITIHEMKLLQYNAPVADFLVRCSKGTYIRSLARDLGLALNSGAHLTGLRRTTSGHFRVEDAYSMEKIEKIFDELKQTRIRAV, encoded by the coding sequence ATGATAGTAAACCAAATTGATAGCACTACCAATTTTGAAGAAGGGGTAGTAATTACCATTGATAAGCCTTACAAGTGGACCTCGTTCGATGTAATTCGAAAGGTTCAGGCAATGTTGAGGTATAAGTTGGGTTATAAGAAGATAAAAGTAGGACATGCAGGAACCCTTGATCCTTTAGCTACAGGGCTGCTGATTGTGTGCATCGGAAAGGCAACCAAAAAGATTGAAAGCCTGCAGTCGGAGGAAAAAGAGTATATGGCAAATGTTTGCTTTGGTGCTACAACCCCCTGCTTCGATCTTGAAAAGCCTATAGATGCCGAATACCCCTTTGAGCATATTACCGAAGAGGGTATTCGGGAGATAATACCTCAATTTCTAGGGGAGCAAGATCAAGTAGCACCTCTTTTCTCGGCGAAGTTGGTGGACGGGATTCGTGCTTACGAACTTGCCCGTGAAGGCTCCGACCTGGAACTGAAGCCTCATCGCATTACCATTCATGAGATGAAACTGCTCCAATACAATGCTCCTGTGGCCGATTTTTTGGTTAGGTGCAGTAAGGGAACCTATATTCGCTCACTAGCTCGCGATCTTGGCCTAGCCCTCAATAGTGGAGCGCACCTTACTGGGTTGCGCAGAACTACCAGTGGCCATTTTCGGGTTGAGGATGCTTATTCTATGGAAAAAATCGAAAAAATATTCGATGAATTGAAACAAACACGAATCCGAGCCGTATAA